AAGCCCCAAAAATTATTGCCTTTTTGTTTCAGCGGCACATAGCGGCCGATCACCGTCACAATATCGCTTTTCAGCTTTATCTCTTCGATAGTTTTTGGATCGATCATGGGGGCATGTATTATAACACGCTTTTTTGGTTATAATTGTCCATGCTTTTGCGCCAGAATTTTTTTGAGCGGCCGACTGTGGAGCTGGCCAGAGCCTTGCTCGGCAAAGATCTGGTCTGCGGCCGGCTCCGGGGCAAAATTGTCGAAACCGAGGCCTATCTTTACCGCGGCGACCCGGGCTGCCACGCGCACAAAGGCCGGACGCCGCGCAACGCGCCGATGTTCGGGCCGGCCGGACGCACCTACGTTTATTTCATTTATGGCATGTATCACTGTCTGAATATTGTCAGCGGCCAGACCGGTGAGGGCGAGGCTGTGCTGATCCGCGCGCTGGAGCCGGTCAAGGGTCTGGAGATCATGCAAAAAAACCGCGGCACGAAAAAGATCGAAAATCTTTGCAGCGGCCCGGGCAAACTCACGCAGGCTTTCGGCCTCACCAAAAAACACAATGATCTGAGCCTGCAAACAGGGCCGCTGCGCATTTACGACAATAAAGAAAAACCCGTCAT
The sequence above is drawn from the Candidatus Margulisiibacteriota bacterium genome and encodes:
- a CDS encoding DNA-3-methyladenine glycosylase; its protein translation is MLLRQNFFERPTVELARALLGKDLVCGRLRGKIVETEAYLYRGDPGCHAHKGRTPRNAPMFGPAGRTYVYFIYGMYHCLNIVSGQTGEGEAVLIRALEPVKGLEIMQKNRGTKKIENLCSGPGKLTQAFGLTKKHNDLSLQTGPLRIYDNKEKPVILTSTRIGLNAGKELPLRFFIKGNKFVSR